The genomic window TTTACCGGTAGGGCCGAGTTTGCCAAGTTTGGCAAGTCGTCGCCAACTTTTAACTCAATGACAGCGGTCATACCGTGTGTCAGGATGAATCGATTGAAtttgaaataaaaaaatttcctttctttttttcctcgatTTGCACAAACGGCGTCAGGCAGCCCGTGTTGTCCGAATGCCGGCTTGACTTTACTATGTGTATATTCTCTCTTCTCCCTAGAAAAAGTTCTCACATTCTCGAAAACTAATTACCCTCCAAGACTTGTACAGTTAATAGATTCAAGGCTTATGCAGGCGAAGCTTTGTGCTAACGATCAGCTTGGGGGGTGGGGGGTGGGTGCTGTGGAGATGACGTTGTAATTGGGCACCAAGTAGGTGTAAAATATTTTGATTACCACTTAATGACAAGCCAGACCTCTCTCTCTTACGAAGTAACAAACCATTGCTAATAAATCAAAGCTAGAAACCACTTACGTGCCACGATCGGCACGCTAAAAGGGGGCGCGACTGGCGGCCCCGAAAGAATTGGTAAGACCGATACCGAGGCACCCGCGTGGGATCTCTTGGGAGAAGGGATTCGGTACTACCTTGTGTAAAAATTGCCGACATTGGAATAAAGTTCTACGTTTGATGCTTGTCAAACCCGTTTGGAATTTATTGTTTCTTTCTTAGAATAAAcaaccgtcgccgccgcaaaCGAGAATCAGCACGCGCTCAAACGAATGTGTTTGCGTTCGGGATTCGGCTCATGTCCAAGGTAGTTTAGAATTGCACGAGCCAGCATACCCTGCCAGGACGTTCTCGAAAAGTCCATCAGCAGATGTCAACTCCACCACGCTGTACTGCAGTAAGGTATTTGTAACATGGGCAAGGTGAAGAGCTTGCAGATGGGAGGGGCGGGTCCACAAGCCGCCTTTTCGCCTCGCGTAGAGTGGGTTTGGTTCAGATGGCGCGAGTTCCCTAGGTAGGGGTTCAAGGAAGGGACTGGACTGACTGCAtggaagaagagaaaaaaaaaataagatgACTCGCTGCCCCTGCATGCAACCCAaggggggtttgttttggtttgttTAAATATGCAGTACAAGGCTCATCTTGACGTAGGTCTTGGGTAATATCCAGAATTTCTTAGTTTATCATTTCCACTCATCTTCCCTTCTTCAGCTTATACAAGCTATCTATCGTTAAGGCCAAAGGTTTGACTTGACGTCTCATTCCTGGCTGTTCATTAATTACTAGTTATCTTGACTTCCGACCATACAGCCCTGATATTTACTGTTTGGATAAACTATAAATAAACAAACCCTCAACATAGCAACCAGAGGGggaacagcaacaacagcaacaacaacaacaacaacaaatatGAACGAGGTCGACCGAGAGCTCAACCGGGCTGAGGTCGATGCCATGGCATCGCCCGGCTCACACAACCCTCAGAGCCCCCTGAACCGCCGTGATAGCAACGAGATAGAGCGTGTCATCTCAGCCTCGTCCGTCTCAACTGCTTCATCCATCTCATCTGTGCGCCGTGCCACGGGAGCGGCTGCGGCAGCATCAAGGTCACGAGATGCAACCAGTCTCCGGAGCGTGGCTACCCAGCAGGACTTGGAGAGGCACCCCACTGTGCTCAGCCGCATCCATACCGCGCGCAGTCAACATACCGCCACCGTCGGCCGGACTCGAAGCGATGCCGGCAGCACGAGCCGGAGGAGCTGGTTCAGGAGGACCACTTCCAAGGCCCTCCCTCCCTTTGGTGCCGGGAAGGAGTACCCGCCCCCTCTGCCCGACCGCGAGGAGTATGTCGTCGAGTTTGATGGGCCAGACGATCCCATGCACGCACAGAACTGGCCCTTGCGCAAGAAGCTTGTGACCGCCATAATCCTTGGTTACACTACCATGACATCCTCGTTTGCCTCGTCAATCTTCTCCGCTGCGACCCGGGCTCTTGCAGCCGAGTTTGACGTCTCCACCGAAGTCGGCATATTAGGAGTATCCTTTTTCGTGCTTGGTTTTGCCTTTGGCCCGACCCTCTGGGCACCCTTGTCCGAGCTCAAGGGCCGTCGGCTCCCGCTTTTGATTTCCATGTTTGGCTTTACCATATTCTCCATTGCAACCGCCAGTGGTAAAGACATCCAGACGATCCTGATTAGTCGGTTTTTCTCCGGCTTCTTTGGCGCCTGTCCGCtggccgtcgtcgccgctgTCTTCAGCGACATGTTTGGCAACCGCACCCGAGGAATAGCCATAACCGTCTTTAGCATGGCTGTTTTCACCGGACCCTTCCTGGCCCCCTTCATTGGCGGCTTTATTGTCGAATCCTACCTCGGCTGGCGGTGGACAATGTGGCTTACGTCCATCATGGGCGCAGTCGCTCTGATCTTCAACGTCTTGTTCCTCGAGGAGACATATCCTCCCTCCATTTTGGTGGCAAAGGCCTCCGAGCTTCGGAGACTGACGCTGAACTGGGGCATCCACGCAAAGCAGGAGGAGATTGAGGTTGACTTTGTCGAGCTTGTGAACAAGAACTTCTCGAGGCCCATGCGACTGCTATTTACAGAGCCCATCGTGCTGTCTCTCAGCATATACATGGCCTTTATTTATGGTAAGCAATTGTATTATACCCATGCCTGGCGCAGGTTCGACCCAACACGATCCGTGACTCGTTACTAACTTTCCGGTTCAATTGCCTGCGTATAGGCCTTCTGTATCTCTTCCTCACAGCATACCCGCTCGTCTTCCAAGGCGTCTACGGCttctctggtggcatcgCTGGTCTTGCCTTCTTCGGAATGATCATCGGCCAGTTTCTCGCTGGGGTAGTCGTGCTTCTGCAGCAGCCGTGGTTCAACCGCAAACTTTCAGCCAACAACGGCGTCGCCATCCCTGAGTGGCGACTGCCATCCGTCATCGGCGGAGCCTTCGCCTTCACTGCAGGCATCTTCTGGTTCGGCTGGACGGGCTACAACAAGGACATCCACTGGATCGTCCCCACCGCTTCCGGAATCCTCACGGGCTTCGGCCTCATGTCCATCTTCCTCCAGGCTCTCAACTACCTCGTCGATGCCTACCTAAACTTTGCGGCCTCGGCCATCGCGGGCAACACGTTCTTGCGCAGTCTGTTCGGAGCCGCCTTTCCCCTCTTCGCCGGCCAGATGTTCAACGGCATGGGAATCAACTGGGCTAGCACCTTGCTCGGCTGCATTGCTGCCGTCATGATTCCCATCCCCATCATCTTTTACCTCTACGGACACAAGCTCCGCGCCCGCAGCAAGTTCGCCCCTACTGGCTCTCCCATCGAGCTTCAGCAGCATGAACAGGAGGAGGCGGCACGCCAGTCCAGGGTGTCACTACCTACTGATGCCGAGAGCAAGGATCCTGCCCCGAGCAATGGCCTCAGCACACAGCCTCATGTTCAGGGCAAGAACCAAAGCCCCGTTTAAGAGCTTAATGTCTGTCTGCGCCGACGGCACTTTTTGAGATTTTGTTGCCTCTGCCTCTGAGATGTTAGAGCCGACGCTTTAAAAACTCTCaagacttttctttttcctcgtTGAAATACCCAATGGAATGATACCAGCTTCTAATATTTAATTCATAAACACATTTCAAGCGCTCATCTCCGTCTtgtattttgttttgttttgtttttcttcctGATGTGTCCACACAATTGTCCATCTTTAGTTTAGTCACTTGCAATTTGCAGCATGGCGGCGTTCAAAAGTTTCATGCATCGGAGGTATATGATTTATATCATACATAGAATTAGATACTCGTTACTAGCTGTACATGGCTGGTAGTGCAGCGCACAGGGAATACTCGTTCCTGGAGACTGAATCGACATTACTCACTAGATCAGACGTAATCAGATGAGCCTTTCTATATTACAACAAGTATTGTAGGCCTCCCATGTTAAGAACGCGACCAGGTCTATCAACTCAAAAGTCGCCACGAGAACGACAAATGCCCAGATTAAACTTGAAAATAGATATCACAAGCAAAGAACATTGGTTTTATTAATCTACACATCGCGCGAAATAGAAACGACGGCTGAACAACTCCTCTTGCCGAAGTCCTAGCTTGTGTGACATCAAAATAAGGCTCAGCTACAACGGACGGGCAGAAGAAATTCGTACCGATAAGAGCAACATCCAAGACGACGCTACCTTACTTCTCCATCCACTACACGATGACAAGACCTCAACAGCGGATACAAGTCTTTTGCTGACGTGCTTCCACAACGGTCTTGAGAACTCAAGTCAGCacatagaaaaaaaaccaacatGTTCACTTCTTGGCCTTTCCTGCCTTGGTAGGACGACCCCTGCCTTTCGCAGCAGGCTTaggctcgtcgtcgtcatcaatAAAATCGTCCTCCGCACTGACCCCTTTCTTGGCCGCGGCCGTCTTCTTCTTTGCGGGTGCCGCCTTCTTGGCCGGCTTGGCTTTGGGCTGTTTGATGTACTTGTCCTTTTTGAGGTCaagttcttcttcttcttcatcggCGGCAGGGtccgcaacaacagcagcatcgTCTTCTTCCTCGATGGCCTCCTCCAGATCAGGCATTTCCTTGGCCGCAGCCTTGGGCGCTTGCACATTGCTCGCCTTCATGAAGGGTATCGGATGAGACATGGAGTTATAGCTGGATCGCAGTCAACATGGTTAGTTTGACGAGGTTTTCATGTATGGTTGAAGCTTGGTAAAACATACGTTCGAGTAAATGCAGCCTTGGTCTGCGTCTCGATGTTGACCTTGGACTCGTCCTGAGGCCCAACACCAAGCTCCTTGATTGCGTCAAAGTCATCACGAGTAAGATAGTAGCTGTCCATCAGCTCAATGACACCATCGATGGCATCTTTACCGTCTACTCCCAGTCGCTGGATCATCTGGTTCCACAGTACCGGGAGATACTGCTGGCGGACTTCGTTGTGGTCACCAGAGGACTTCAGTCTCATGTGCGAATGTATCTCGCGCACGAAACGACCCAGCTTGCCTgtcttgctgttgttgcccaGCCATGACGTGAAGTTGGCGCCCATGAGCTGACCG from Pyricularia oryzae 70-15 chromosome 4, whole genome shotgun sequence includes these protein-coding regions:
- a CDS encoding polyamine transporter 2: MNEVDRELNRAEVDAMASPGSHNPQSPLNRRDSNEIERVISASSVSTASSISSVRRATGAAAAASRSRDATSLRSVATQQDLERHPTVLSRIHTARSQHTATVGRTRSDAGSTSRRSWFRRTTSKALPPFGAGKEYPPPLPDREEYVVEFDGPDDPMHAQNWPLRKKLVTAIILGYTTMTSSFASSIFSAATRALAAEFDVSTEVGILGVSFFVLGFAFGPTLWAPLSELKGRRLPLLISMFGFTIFSIATASGKDIQTILISRFFSGFFGACPLAVVAAVFSDMFGNRTRGIAITVFSMAVFTGPFLAPFIGGFIVESYLGWRWTMWLTSIMGAVALIFNVLFLEETYPPSILVAKASELRRLTLNWGIHAKQEEIEVDFVELVNKNFSRPMRLLFTEPIVLSLSIYMAFIYGLLYLFLTAYPLVFQGVYGFSGGIAGLAFFGMIIGQFLAGVVVLLQQPWFNRKLSANNGVAIPEWRLPSVIGGAFAFTAGIFWFGWTGYNKDIHWIVPTASGILTGFGLMSIFLQALNYLVDAYLNFAASAIAGNTFLRSLFGAAFPLFAGQMFNGMGINWASTLLGCIAAVMIPIPIIFYLYGHKLRARSKFAPTGSPIELQQHEQEEAARQSRVSLPTDAESKDPAPSNGLSTQPHVQGKNQSPV